Proteins encoded within one genomic window of Ranitomeya variabilis isolate aRanVar5 chromosome 4, aRanVar5.hap1, whole genome shotgun sequence:
- the LOC143765801 gene encoding uncharacterized protein LOC143765801 isoform X2 has protein sequence MLVEDPTYQAPTPRNSPVSKAPKKPRGPASKKGKACKVKSRRIFTKENIHLLAENPTEGPEAATSVIRPISLDPKSSVLRKIPPAPLQPLQLSENDTVPVWPAIQTSITRVNNPTLLYPEVVEVPRKHNRKTNHIADPTNTSSTVTAPASLPREELDREIDQLADDLWRVCRIHS, from the exons ATGCTCGTTGAAGACCCGACGTACCAGGCCCCtacaccgagaaacagccctgtttctaaagcccctaaaaaaccgcgaggacctgcgagcaagaaaggaaaag cttgtaaagtGAAGTCTAGAaggattttcacaaaagagaatatacacctgctagCGGAGAACCCCACAGAAGGTCCAGAAGCCGCCACGTCAGTCATCCGCCCCATATCGCTAGACC ctaaaagcagTGTCCTGAGAAAAATacctccagcacctctacagccgctacagctctccgagaaCGACACAGTACCGGTGTGGCCGGCAATACAGACATCGATCACCCGTGTGAATAACCCCacgctactatatccagaagtggtagaggtACCCCGAAAACATAACCGAAAAACAAACCATATTGCAGATCCGACAAACACATCAAGCACCGTGACTGCCCCAGCATCGCTGCCTCGTGAAGAACTTGATCGtgagattgatcagctcgctgatg atttgtggagggtctgccgaatacattcgtag
- the LOC143765801 gene encoding uncharacterized protein LOC143765801 isoform X1, producing the protein MLVEDPTYQAPTPRNSPVSKAPKKPRGPASKKGKACKVKSRRIFTKENIHLLAENPTEGPEAATSVIRPISLDPKSSVLRKIPPAPLQPLQLSENDTVPVWPAIQTSITRVNNPTLLYPEVVEVPRKHNRKTNHIADPTNTSSTVTAPASLPREELDREIDQLADGKRAAAEPIIIRMSHTMHPPAGYLTAPANTSGAGPTGASNLGGTSHACVSSSVNAKKGLKRPLPASVKLCKKPRIQAAATNLPHESGSWGIAEMSVFQELFTRYLRYKLWGHNIMFFCDTFEKLLSTQTPTHANKIELYALRSLQLDGETAAAATPL; encoded by the exons ATGCTCGTTGAAGACCCGACGTACCAGGCCCCtacaccgagaaacagccctgtttctaaagcccctaaaaaaccgcgaggacctgcgagcaagaaaggaaaag cttgtaaagtGAAGTCTAGAaggattttcacaaaagagaatatacacctgctagCGGAGAACCCCACAGAAGGTCCAGAAGCCGCCACGTCAGTCATCCGCCCCATATCGCTAGACC ctaaaagcagTGTCCTGAGAAAAATacctccagcacctctacagccgctacagctctccgagaaCGACACAGTACCGGTGTGGCCGGCAATACAGACATCGATCACCCGTGTGAATAACCCCacgctactatatccagaagtggtagaggtACCCCGAAAACATAACCGAAAAACAAACCATATTGCAGATCCGACAAACACATCAAGCACCGTGACTGCCCCAGCATCGCTGCCTCGTGAAGAACTTGATCGtgagattgatcagctcgctgatggtaagcgaGCAGCCGCGGAACCGATCATTATACGTATGTCACACACTATGCACCCGCCAGCGGGATATCTAACTGCACCGGCTAACACCTCTGGAGCTGGCCCCACAGGCGCCTCTAATTTGGGTGGTACATCTCATGCATGTGTATCTAGCTCTGTTAATGCtaagaaggggttaaagaggccATTACCAGCGAGTGTTAAGTTGTGTAAAAAGCCGAGGATTCAAGCGGCAGCTACAAATCTGCCGCATGAATCCGGCAGTTGGGGGATCGCTGAAATGTCTGTGTTTCAGGAGCTGTTCACACgttacttacgctacaaactctggggtcacaacataatgtttttttgtgatacttttgaaaaattattatcaacacaaaccccaacacacgctaataagatcgaactatatgcactccggagtCTGCAACTGGATGGCGAGACAGCAGCTGCCGCTAccccattatga